Proteins encoded in a region of the Flavobacteriaceae bacterium HL-DH10 genome:
- a CDS encoding geranylgeranylglyceryl/heptaprenylglyceryl phosphate synthase: MNNIYNNINDSILNGEKLLAVLIDPDKFLIETTCRFIKKVNTSIATHIFVGGSTVDVDSTEILVTEIKKYTNLPIVLFPGDVSQITDEADAILFLSLISGRNPEYLIGKHVRSISKLKNTSLEVISTGYILIESGKETAVACVTDTKPMLRNNIQNIIDTAKAGELLGMKLMYLEAGSGATVPVDADIIPLVKKNLKIPLIVGGGIRCKQQLENAYNSGADMVVIGTAFEDDESFFDDLK; this comes from the coding sequence ATGAATAATATTTATAACAACATAAATGATTCGATTTTAAATGGTGAAAAACTACTAGCAGTTTTAATAGATCCTGATAAGTTTTTAATTGAAACTACGTGCCGTTTTATTAAAAAAGTAAATACATCTATAGCCACTCATATTTTTGTTGGCGGTAGTACAGTAGATGTTGATTCGACAGAAATTTTGGTCACTGAAATTAAAAAGTACACCAATTTACCAATTGTTTTATTTCCTGGTGATGTTTCACAAATTACTGATGAAGCCGATGCTATATTGTTTTTAAGTTTGATTTCTGGTAGAAACCCTGAATATTTAATAGGGAAGCATGTGCGTTCTATTTCAAAATTAAAAAACACAAGTTTAGAAGTAATTTCAACAGGCTATATTTTGATTGAAAGTGGAAAAGAAACTGCTGTAGCGTGTGTTACTGACACCAAGCCTATGTTAAGAAATAATATTCAAAACATTATAGATACCGCAAAAGCAGGCGAGTTGTTGGGTATGAAACTCATGTATTTAGAAGCGGGTAGTGGAGCCACAGTGCCTGTGGATGCAGACATTATTCCTCTTGTGAAAAAAAACCTAAAAATCCCGCTTATTGTTGGTGGCGGAATTCGTTGTAAACAACAATTAGAGAACGCTTATAATTCCGGAGCCGATATGGTTGTTATTGGTACTGCTTTTGAAGATGATGAATCGTTTTTTGATGATTTGAAATAG
- a CDS encoding 4'-phosphopantetheinyl transferase superfamily protein: MPLYKTITPNSQTVVKIWKIEESFNDLMHPINLKPESLERVLGMKSELHQRGFLSVRHLLAAFGYEDSDLFYDENGKPHLKDGKQISITHSFIFSAVIISDLIIGVDIEKQRDKINVIAHKFIDYEFDYLNERDISYTKKLTVIWCIKESLYKLYATPGLSFKKHCLVIPFEIIDEETNAWIDYKTKKHRYDIQFLEFEGFTCAFAMAPNE; the protein is encoded by the coding sequence ATGCCACTTTATAAAACCATTACACCAAATTCACAAACTGTTGTTAAAATCTGGAAGATAGAAGAGTCTTTTAATGATTTAATGCACCCCATTAATTTAAAACCCGAAAGTTTAGAGCGTGTTTTAGGTATGAAAAGTGAGTTGCATCAGCGTGGGTTTTTAAGTGTACGTCATTTGTTAGCAGCCTTTGGATATGAGGATTCCGATTTGTTTTATGATGAAAATGGAAAACCACATTTAAAAGATGGTAAGCAAATTTCTATAACGCACTCCTTTATTTTTTCTGCAGTTATAATAAGCGATTTAATTATAGGTGTTGATATTGAAAAGCAACGTGATAAAATAAATGTTATCGCTCATAAATTTATTGATTATGAGTTTGATTATTTAAATGAAAGGGATATAAGTTATACAAAAAAATTGACAGTTATTTGGTGTATAAAAGAATCGTTATATAAGTTGTATGCGACCCCTGGATTAAGCTTTAAAAAGCATTGTTTGGTCATCCCGTTTGAAATAATAGATGAAGAAACGAATGCTTGGATTGATTATAAAACGAAAAAGCATCGTTATGATATTCAATTTTTAGAGTTTGAAGGTTTTACCTGTGCTTTTGCTATGGCGCCTAATGAATAA
- the ahcY gene encoding adenosylhomocysteinase, which yields MSTKTIPFVANKVKDLSLADWGRKEIELAEAEMPGLMSLREEYGASQPLKGARIAGCLHMTIQTAVLIETLQALGAEVTWSSCNIFSTQDQAAAAIAAAGTAVYAWKDMTEEEFDWCIEQTLFFGEDRKPLNMILDDGGDLTNMVLDKYPELSAGINGLSEETTTGVHRLYERVKNGTLTMPAINVNDSVTKSKFDNKYGCKESAVDAIRRATDIMLAGKRVTVCGYGDVGKGTAASFKGAGSIVTVTEIDPICALQAAMDGFEVKKLETVIGNTDIVITTTGNKDIVQSHHFEALKDKAIVCNIGHFDNEIDMAWLNKNHGHTKNTIKPQVDKYTINGKDVIILAEGRLVNLGCATGHPSFVMSNSFTNQTLAQIELWTNADAYENNVYMLPKALDEKVAKLHLAKIGVELTELRDDQASYIGVTVDGPYKPEHYRY from the coding sequence ATGAGTACAAAAACGATTCCTTTCGTAGCTAATAAAGTTAAAGACTTATCACTTGCCGATTGGGGAAGAAAAGAAATAGAATTAGCTGAAGCTGAAATGCCAGGACTAATGAGTCTTCGTGAAGAATATGGAGCATCTCAACCCTTAAAAGGTGCGAGAATTGCAGGATGTTTACACATGACTATTCAAACAGCGGTTTTAATTGAAACCTTACAAGCTTTAGGAGCCGAAGTTACTTGGAGTTCTTGTAATATATTTTCAACTCAAGATCAAGCTGCTGCTGCTATTGCTGCTGCAGGAACAGCGGTTTATGCTTGGAAAGACATGACCGAAGAAGAATTTGATTGGTGTATTGAGCAAACCTTATTTTTTGGTGAAGACAGAAAACCACTGAACATGATTCTGGATGATGGTGGCGATTTAACCAATATGGTTTTAGACAAATACCCAGAATTATCTGCTGGTATTAATGGTTTATCTGAAGAAACAACTACTGGTGTTCACAGACTTTACGAACGTGTAAAAAATGGCACACTAACTATGCCTGCAATTAACGTAAACGATTCGGTAACAAAATCGAAATTTGATAACAAATATGGGTGTAAAGAAAGTGCTGTAGATGCTATTCGTCGTGCTACCGATATTATGTTAGCTGGAAAACGTGTTACTGTTTGTGGTTATGGCGATGTTGGTAAAGGTACAGCGGCTTCTTTTAAAGGCGCTGGAAGTATTGTAACTGTTACAGAAATTGACCCAATATGTGCACTTCAAGCGGCTATGGACGGTTTTGAAGTTAAAAAACTAGAAACGGTTATTGGCAATACAGATATTGTAATTACAACAACAGGAAATAAAGATATTGTTCAAAGTCATCATTTTGAAGCTTTAAAAGACAAAGCTATTGTTTGTAACATTGGGCATTTCGATAACGAAATAGATATGGCCTGGTTAAACAAAAACCACGGTCATACCAAAAACACCATCAAACCTCAAGTAGATAAATATACTATAAACGGAAAAGATGTTATTATTCTTGCCGAAGGGCGTTTAGTAAATTTAGGTTGTGCAACTGGTCACCCAAGTTTTGTAATGAGTAACTCATTTACAAACCAAACTTTAGCTCAAATAGAACTTTGGACTAATGCCGATGCTTATGAAAACAACGTGTACATGTTACCAAAAGCATTAGATGAAAAAGTCGCAAAATTACACCTAGCTAAAATTGGAGTAGAACTTACAGAGCTTCGTGACGACCAAGCCAGTTATATTGGTGTCACTGTTGACGGTCCTTATAAGCCAGAACATTACAGATATTAA